In the genome of Nymphaea colorata isolate Beijing-Zhang1983 chromosome 9, ASM883128v2, whole genome shotgun sequence, one region contains:
- the LOC116260286 gene encoding glucan endo-1,3-beta-glucosidase 11-like produces the protein MAVLRNSFTVPPFSVTFLLLLHLFFSDSGLIRGVSSVGINYGQVANNLPSPDDVLTLLKSLKISKIRIYDTNPEILTSFANSNIDIIVTLGNQLVGKVVDPQQALDWVTTNIKPYLPATNISGISIGNEPFNSDDSLLMLNLAPAMASIHAALVQLGLGSSIQVSSANSLAILSNSFPPSAAAFREDLVGLITPMLQFLADTGSPFWINAYPYFAYKSNPTSVSLNYVLFEPGEGMVDPYTNLHYDNMLYAQVDAVIFAMARAGFTGVEVRVSETGWPSKGDAGEYGASLENAEAYNRNLLRRQFEKEGTPLRPEQSLEVYLFALFNENLKPGPTSERNYGLYRPDGSKAYDVGLN, from the exons aTGGCTGTGCTGCGCAATTCGTTTACTGTTCCACCATTCTCAGTCACATTTCTCCTGCTTCTACATCTCTTCttttcag ATTCTGGATTGATCCGTGGAGTCTCAAGCGTGGGGATCAACTATGGCCAAGTAGCCAACAATCTTCCCTCACCAGATGATGTCCTCACTCTCTTGAAATCTCTCAAAATCTCAAAAATCAGGATCTATGACACCAACCCTGAGATCTTGACCTCCTTTGCAAACTCCAACATTGACATCATAGTAACTCTGGGAAATCAACTTGTGGGGAAGGTTGTTGATCCTCAGCAGGCCCTTGATTGGGTCACTACCAACATCAAACCATACCTACCGGCAACCAACATCAGTGGCATCTCCATTGGAAATGAACCTTTCAACAGTGATGACTCCCTTCTGATGCTCAATTTGGCCCCTGCCATGGCCAGCATCCATGCTGCACTGGTTCAACTCGGCCTCGGTTCCTCCATACAGGTCTCATCTGCAAACTCCTTGGCAATTCTCAGCAATTCTTTTCCGCCTTCCGCGGCGGCGTTCCGCGAGGACCTTGTTGGTCTGATCACACCCATGCTGCAGTTCTTGGCCGACACAGGATCACCATTTTGGATCAATGCATACCCTTACTTTGCTTACAAGAGCAACCCCACAAGTGTGTCTTTAAACTATGTGCTCTTTGAGCCTGGTGAAGGAATGGTTGATCCCTATACCAATCTTCACTATGACAATATGCTGTATGCACAAGTAGATGCTGTAATCTTTGCCATGGCCAGGGCAGGGTTCACCGGAGTTGAAGTCAGGGTCTCTGAGACCGGTTGGCCGTCGAAGGGCGACGCAGGCGAATATGGTGCAAGCCTAGAAAATGCAGAGGCCTACAACAGGAATTTGCTCAGAAGGCAGTTCGAGAAAGAGGGGACGCCTCTCAGGCCTGAACAGAGTTTGGAGGTGTATCTGTTTGCGCTGTTCAATGAGAACCTGAAGCCTGGACCGACGTCTGAGAGGAATTATGGGCTTTACAGACCTGATGGATCCAAGGCATATGATGTGGGACTGAACTAG
- the LOC116260287 gene encoding polyadenylate-binding protein-interacting protein 9-like — MAIVQKAIDSDHDFVQHNPINHQHLHQQLSDDKADLKRDMQNLVDLLSKLNPFAEEFFPSSYADHRSHSNDAVETTKDSDANFSGTFRKRRNNYNPLSRRLSGRAPRAQREDCIRRTVYVSDIDQHVTEEQLADLFNGCGEVLDCRICGDPHSVLRFAFVEFADEKSAKAALNLAGTMLGYYPVRVLPSKTAILPVNPTFLPKSEDEREMCARTVYCTNIDKKVSQADIRIFFELYCGKVSRLRLLGDHVHSTRIAFVEFVLAQSAMNALNCSGVILGSRPIRVSPSKTPVRPRVARTSMHYQ; from the exons ATGGCCATTGTTCAGAAAGCCATAGATTCCGATCATGACTTCGTTCAGCACAATCCCATCAACCACCAACACCTCCATCAGCAGCTCTCGGATGACAAGGCCGACCTCAAGCGGGACATGCAGAATCTGGTGGATTTGCTGTCCAAATTGAACCCTTTTGCGGAAGAGTTTTTCCCCTCTTCCTACGCCGATCATCGGTCCCACTCGAACGATGCCGTCGAAACAACAAAGGATTCCGACGCCAACTTCTCGGGAACTTTCCGAAAG AGGAGAAACAACTATAATCCACTGTCAAGAAGGTTGAGTGGGAGAGCACCAAGAGCTCAAAGAGAAGATTGCATCAGGCGGACAGTATATGTATCAGACATTGACCAACAT GTTACAGAAGAGCAGCTTGCTGACTTGTTTAACGGTTGTGGAGAG GTACTCGATTGCCGTATTTGTGGCGATCCTCATTCAGTTCTTCGGTTTGCATTTGTAGAATTTGCTGACGAGA AAAGTGCAAAAGCAGCCCTGAACCTTGCAGGCACAATGCTAGGGTATTATCCTGTAAGAGTTTTACCTTCAAAAACAGCAATTTTACCTGTAAATCCCACTTTCCTTCCAAAG TCTGAAGATGAAAGGGAGATGTGTGCACGCACAGTTTATTGTACAAATATTGATAAGAAG GTTTCTCAAGCAGATATCCGAATTTTTTTTGAGTTGTACTGTGGTAAG GTTTCACGTTTGAGGCTTTTAGGAGATCATGTCCACTCAACTCGTATTGCTTTTGTTGAGTTTGTGTTG GCACAGAGTGCAATGAATGCACTAAATTGTAGTGGAGTCATACTAGGTTCACGGCCAATCAG AGTAAGTCCATCAAAGACGCCTGTGAGGCCTCGTGTAGCTCGCACATCCATGCACTATCAGTAG